The Hyla sarda isolate aHylSar1 chromosome 3, aHylSar1.hap1, whole genome shotgun sequence genome contains the following window.
AGTTATTCGCTCATCAAGTAAATCTGAAAATTCTAAATTTATCTAGAAATAAGCTGTCTGGTTTGCCCAAAGATATTTTTTGCTCTTTGTATACATTAACAACCCTAGCACTCTATGAAAACCTTTTAACAGAGATAAGACCTGCAATGTTTGAAAACCTCACTGAACTAGTCAAGCTTAGTCTCCATTCCAATGTCATCAAAGTAATTGACCAAGATGCCTTTTATCATGTCCGCAAACTAAGGGAACTGACCTTGCATAAAAATCACCTACTTACACTGGCGGATGGATTATTTCTTTATAATAGTAGATTGGAATCCTTGACACTTTatgacaatccatttattaaacTTCCTCATATACTGTTTGGTAAGATGGACTATCTCAAGTCTCTGTGGCTCTATAACACATCTCTTTCAACACTTCCAAGTTTTATCTTTAGCAATTTAACTAATCTGGAGATCCTTATTCTAACGAGAAACCAAAATCTTCAAAGTCTTCCATCAGATACGTTCAGTGGTTTGCACAGACTTGTGGAACTGTATTTACATACAAATAACTTAACCTTTCTTCCTGAAGAACTTTTTCAAGATCTATCTAGCCTGGGGATTCTTTCCATGCACAATAATAAATTTGATGGTCTCTCAGAGACTCTTTTTAACCCTCTTAGAAATCTTAGAATAGTTTATTTAAACAGCAGTAAAATAATAAGACTACCGTGGAACATTTTCAAGTTTTTACCAACACTGCAAAGAGTCCATCTTGAAGGTAATCCCTGGAGGTGTGATTGCAGATTTCAGGAGTTTAAGGTGTGGCTTGTGCAAAATGTGGAAAAACTATACAACTCTACATCCCTTGTTTGTCAGAGTCCTTCTACTCTGGCAGGAGTTCCTGTATTAGAAGCTGAAGAACTGGTATGTCCCTATATTGCAACTAGTACAGTGGATTACTATACGTCATCATCTCCTGAGAGTTCATGGCATGTTATGGTAACTCGGGGTGAGAAGATGAGCTCTAATGGAACAGCTCAAGTTATAAGTGAAACAGGTGCCCCTATGACTGATCCTACCATAGGCTGGGATTTATATACAAACAGTACTAGTCCATCTTTACTCAATATTGGAGTAACCACTGTAAGAACGTTCTTAGATAATGGTTCAGATAATgtaaaagttaaatatatttttagataTAATCTTCCTTATGGCAAAATGATATACTATGTTAATTTGCTCAACCTAGCAATGCAGATAGTCTGTACATGTGTAACATGCTTTAGCTTGCTGAAAATTAGGAAACTCTATAAATACTTTCGTGCTTTTAATGAGCCTGTAATATTAATACGTATGTTGATTCCAGTGAGCACTCTCTCTCCAGACTCAAAAAGATAAATACAAGAAGCACTTTTTACCCACTAACAATCACATTACAATTGGAAAAACCCGACAATGCAActgttgttgtttaaaaaaaaaaaaaaaaattctatatctaAAGTTAATCTAGTTGGCGTGTAACTCAGGTGCCTAagtgcattttaaccccttaaggactcagcgtttttcagtttttttgcatttttgtttttcctccttacctttaaaaaatcataactctttcagttttgcacctaaaaatccatatgattgcttattttttgctccaccaattctactttttaattacatcagtcattttacccaaaaatctatggccaagcggaagaaaaaatcattgtgagacaaaattgaaaaaaaaacgcaattttgtatcttttgggggcttccgtttcaacacagtaaatttttcggtaaaaatgacacctttatctttattctgtaggttcatacgattaaaatatataggtttgattttgtcgtacttctggaaaaaatcataactacatgcaggaaaatgtatacgtttaaaattgtcctcttctgacccctataacttttgaagttttagcggtaccatttttgcattgataggacttattgatcgctttttattcattttttcttgatataaaaagtgaccaaaaatgcactattttggacttaggaatttttttgtgcgcacgccattgaccgtgtggtttaattaacgatatatttttataatccggacatttccgcacgcggcgataccacatatgtttatttttatttacactgttttgtttttttttatgggaaaaggggggtgattcaaacttttaatagggaaggggttaaatgatcttcacttttttttccacttgttttttgcagtgttatagctcccatagggacctataacactgcacacactgatcttttacattgatcactggtttctcataggaaaccagtgatcgatgattctgccgcttgactgctcatgcctggatctcaggcgctgagcagtcatttggcgatcgaacagcacggaggcaggtagggaccctccggctgtcctgtaagctgttcgggatcccacgatttcaccgcggctatcccgaacagcccactgagctaaccggcatgctttcactttcactttagatgcggcgttcaactttgaacgccgtgtctaaagggttaatagcgcacggcagcgcgatcaatgctgcgcgctattagccacgggtcccggccatggccccgcgttatagatcgggagctgactcatgacgtaccggtacgtcatgagtccttaaggggttaatctcataaggggggatttatcaaaacctgtgtagagcaagagtggtgccgttgcccatagcaaccaatcagatcgcttctttcacttttttcaggCCTCGTTAAAAATCTCCCCATAGTGACTTAAGTCATGTTTCGACCGCATAGATGTAGCTTGTGTAGACGTTACACGCCTGAGATAGTATAGGAAATATGTTAAGTTAACCATATAAAATCAAGAACATCTTTCCAAAGTGATTATTTATTGTGAAAGAACATTTAGTTCTAAATTGTGACTCGTAACGAGTCACAATTTAGAAGTAGATGTTATTTTACAATAGTCACTTTGGAAAGATGTTCTTCTTGATTTTAAGCCATCTTTAGCCTTAACGAGGAGTTATTTAGCAGTCTGTGTCTGTGTTCCAGCAGtcataatttctttttttattcagtGTGGCTGTATGAGACCTTATAGTTTGAGGGGACAAGTTGTAGTGTTAGGGATTTTtatggtgttatttttttttgtaagggtCTTTACCAAGACATCAGAAccaaatgtatatttatatgtatgttaCCGCTTAcgcccagtaaaaaaaaaaataataattttgtgtAGCCATATTTCTATTTcataacatatttttttcttttcttgaacGGCATTTAGTTTCTTTGGTAGCATGTTACACATCAATGTAAGTAATTATTATGACTCAGCATTGATTACAGTAGTGGAGGGGTTAAATGGCTGACTATAAAAAACCTGGTGAGGTCCGGAAGAATGGTTAAATGAACAACTGCTCATTCTCAATTTCTTTCTGAAACAATAACAAAATATATGACTTGAAAGAGCAAATATGCTTTCTGAACCAAAGTCTATGTTGCCACCCCTCCGTGCTCACTGCCAGATCATCCCCCAATGATTCCCCCTCTGGTATGCACACAGGCTGCAGTAAGAAATGCGAATACTGCACTGCATGCAGCTTTCACTTCAACCTGTTCGAACGCTACATTTGCAGCTAAAGTTATTTTGATCttgttttaaagggaaactgacagcaacaGTGCTACTGAGGAAAGTTAGATATTTTGTGTTATTACTAGACCAGTCGAGTGTAGCAGTGTACTTATGGACTAGGGGACGCCCCCCAGTGCACTAAATATACTACTTTTCCATATTCCTTTTTTGTGTTTATCTTCAGAGCAGTGTGCggtagaagaaaaataaaaaagaccctTGTGACACTGTTGTTAGTTTCCCCATAAAACCAGGATTCTTGCTCAAGCTACAGTCTTTAGACACAGCTCCTTCTCTTTTCACACTGTCTCCTGTATTATACGTTTCCAGTTGGCCACTTAGGATAAGCAgtagggagttaaaggggtactcagctaaaTTAAAATGTTTTAGATTTTGCTGGggttggtgtaaaaaataaaaaatgatactcACCTCACCTGGTCCCCTGCAGTTCCCACCCCAGTGCCTTCTGGGTCCTTGCTGGTCACTGCTCGTTTCTGCTTCCGAAAGGAGATGTCTCAGCGAGACCTGCCTGATCAGTCAGTCACAGGTACAGTCCTATTGAGACATCTCATCTCAGATACAGGAACAAGCAGTGGCCAGTGGGGGAACAGAGTAAAtatcacagtttttatttttacattgacTCCagctaaatataaaaaatacatgttgCAATACTTGTTTAGAAAGCTTAATGTGATAGCAAATAATGACACTGAATTATGCTCATCCTGCTTGTCTGTACATTATgttgactaaaataaagcatataaaagaagttatatatgtgtgacttttattacattttatgctTAGTGGCCGATCACTGTTATAGTTGATATGATTTCTTTTACAGTTTTCTCTTGTGTTTTGTTGTCTGGGAGGGACTGATGGAACCTTGTGTAACATACAGCATTAACCACCTCTGTGCTCAAACAATGGTCACTCAAAGCTACCCTGGTATCTCTCACACCTTGCAAATTACACCTAGGGAGTAGGGATGACTCTGGAAGAAGAGTAAAGATTCTGAAATGGTGTATGAAATGAATTATATTATGTACATGCATTTACTGTTAGATTTTAAGACTATGCTGAGTTTCCATATGGCAGTTTTGGACAACTGCCACTGTAGATTTtaaaccaaagccagaagtggatccagcactAAGAAGAAGTATAATTgtgtattcacatggcagaatttccgctcatTGGCTCCGCTTGTGaggattttgtgctgaattggtgtggaatccaagcggaaattctgcagaagtatgaatgggagtgtggagaAGTGTATTGGActttcatttgaggaggaattccacttaaggaaattctgccatgtgaacagaccctaagactgggttcacactgtagaatttctgccggagatcgagccggcggtgctaggaccgagcagactgcattgctgccccatagactgcaatgcatttctgggtggatcttttgggagatctgctcagaaatgcattgccatttatggggacggcaatgtagtccgcatggtcctagtgccgctggctcgaactccagcagaaattctgcagtgtgaacccagcctaaatcctTCATTTACATTTCTCACTCCTATGGAacatacttctggctttggcataCTTCTTCTGTTACAGCAGGCAATAGATCTGCTCACGCTTATGTATTCTGTTCTTAACATCTTTCTATACTGCTTCTTTCAAACTGCAACTATGTTACTTATGACAAGTATGATAAATGCGTAAACATTAATTTGCCTTTCTTCTGTTCCAGCTAAAATAACTGTAGGATGTAAGGTTTCTATTTATAACTTTGTCTTTAGACCCTTAGCAGAATCCATGTTATCAGCAGGATGCACTATGTTGCCTTTCTATATAAATGCAGCCCTTTTCGTATATTCTTTTTGTGGCATTTGTCTCTAATGTGGTACATTGTCTTCCCAGGTAGGCTTATAATTTGGTGTTAGCATGTGAGTAGCTATTGCAGCTTTCATTATAGGCATTTTTATGATGTATTAAATTAGTTTATTATAGTTTcatattttgcacattttatggtTTCTTTACTAAAACTCAATCTTTATCCATTGTGCCTTTTTAGGGTCTTCATCAGTCATGTTTATATTCTTACTGCTAACTTTACCAAGCGATGTTGCTGTAGCCACGATCTGTCCTGTTAGATGCACATGCACAGTAAAAGATTCAGTTTCTTGCCAGGATATAGCAGTTACGGACATCGCCACTTTAAACATTCCTCATAATTTTACGTATGTCATTGTAAGTGGAACTCAGGCTACAGAACTAACAGATTCCAGCTTCCAGCAAATGCCCTTTACGGTACGCCTGTTCTTACAGAGCAATCGTTTTTCTATAATAAGACCCGGAGCTTTTCAAAAATTTCCTCTCTTGAAAACGCTCAGACTATCGAAAAACAATGTGAGCTCTCTGTCTTCTGGAATCTTTAGTACATTAGTTTACCTTCAACATTTGTACCTGGATGAAAATGCATTGATGAACCTTGATCCATCAGTATTTAGTGACTTGAGCAGTATAGAAATACTAAATTTGGCTATAAACAAGCTCCAGTCATTGCCTACAAATATTTTTAGATCATTGTCTAAACTTACACGTCTAATGCTCAATGATAATCTATTGGTAGAGATACCATATGGGATGTTCAATAACCTCACAGAGCTGGTTGAACTGAATCTGCATTCAAACTCAATAGAAATCATTAACAAAAGGGCATTTTATCAGCTTCCAAAACTAAAAATATtatcactgaaaaaaaatcaCCTAAAAACATTGGCCTTTGGATTATTTCTCTGCTTACATAAATTGGAAACATTGTCCTTGTATGAAAATCCATTAATTGAACTGCCTGATGTGCTATTTGGTAAAATTGATACTCTCAGGTCCCTTAGGCTTTGGGCCACATCCCTTTCTACAATtcccaattttatttttagcaATTTAACTAATCTTGAGGTTCTTGTCCTAACAAAGAACTCAAAACTTCACTCTCTTCCCAAAGATACCTTCAATGGTCTGAACAAACTTGTGGAACTGTATTTGTCTAGTAACAACATTAATGATCTTCCGGTGGGACTCTTCGAGGATCTAGAAAGCCTGCAAGTTCTCTCCTTGTACAATAATACACTTGACtccctccctgataatttattgAAACCTCTTAAAAATCTTCAGAATATATATCTAAATAACAGCAAAATCGCAACTTTACCAGGAAACACATTTAAGGTGTTACCAAAACTTCAAAAAGTTCATCTTGAGGGCAATCCCTGGATATGTGATTGCAAGCTTAAAGAATTCAAGTCCTGGTTGGAAAATAATACAGGAAAGGTACCAAACCACATGTCGCTTCTTTGTACAAACCCCCCAATACCCTTATTGGCATTTCAAGCACTTGCCTGTCCCTCCACGACAGTTCACGAGCAGAAGAGTGAACCTAATTCGctaacaacccctttaagctcttggGATAATTTCAATACAGATGACAGTAGGACCTCTACTGTTACTACTACAGAACATACGACTGGTGAAAGAGGGGACTCTGCTACTGATCATATGTCAAACGGGTATAACAGTAAAGAGCCATCCATAATCTACACTGAAACAACCACCAAAAGTACTTCAGGGCTTGGATTAAACAGTAAGGTTGCGATGGTACGGTTATGCAGTCTTCCGTCTGGACACCTAATTTACTATCTACTTTATTTCACAACATCTTTGCAAATATTCCTTACAATTGTACAATTTTTTATCTTGACAAAAATCAGGAAATTATATAACCACTTTAATACTCCTATTAAGCCTGTAGTATAAGTGCATGTATTAGTTcaacaagcttgtcaccctctAGATCCAAACCATTAATTTAGACATGAATAGAATAGAAGGTCCAAGGCGCCAGAGGTCCAATAAAACCACTTTACTTAATGATCCACACATTTCACCAGTACTACGTGGATCAATAAATAAAGTGGTTTTATTGGACCTCTGGTGTATTGAACCTTTTCTTCTATTGACATTGAGACAGGACACTAGAGAACACAGAATACAAGTATTGCAAAACGAATTGTTAATTTAGACATTGCTGCAATGTATTTGCAGTATACATAGTTTTTGTTGTAAATCAATAGTACAATGTTAATATTACATTAAGATGTTTTTATTTAAACTGTTATGCTTTATGTACATAATAAATGGTCTGCGGCTATATGGctattaaaaggggttattcaggattagGAAAACAGCTAGTACTGGTTTTCtacaaacagcaccacacctgtcttcgGGCTTTGTGGGGTATTGCAACTGAGTTCCATTGAAGCGAATGgtgcaagttgtaataccacataaaaCCTGAGAACAGGGGAGGTgcatctttaaaaaataaataaaaataaaaatttg
Protein-coding sequences here:
- the GP5 gene encoding platelet glycoprotein V, which translates into the protein MAPTPSCAPRPNVGEEDIADLPSAQTPADSSMDSPALFAHIQKLFRDEQATLLFVCYLLMMILLLVITRFIVAEAFCPAKCDCSKKDVLYCKDKSITNIADLAIPPNFTFVRISDTEAMEVTDDSFPQMPITLRLSLESNKLSTITPGAFQGFLLLKSLKLSHNSLRSLPAGVFHTLTDLEQLFLDRNVLPYLDPHIFQNLTSLSELALNRNHLTMLSPELFAHQVNLKILNLSRNKLSGLPKDIFCSLYTLTTLALYENLLTEIRPAMFENLTELVKLSLHSNVIKVIDQDAFYHVRKLRELTLHKNHLLTLADGLFLYNSRLESLTLYDNPFIKLPHILFGKMDYLKSLWLYNTSLSTLPSFIFSNLTNLEILILTRNQNLQSLPSDTFSGLHRLVELYLHTNNLTFLPEELFQDLSSLGILSMHNNKFDGLSETLFNPLRNLRIVYLNSSKIIRLPWNIFKFLPTLQRVHLEGNPWRCDCRFQEFKVWLVQNVEKLYNSTSLVCQSPSTLAGVPVLEAEELVCPYIATSTVDYYTSSSPESSWHVMVTRGEKMSSNGTAQVISETGAPMTDPTIGWDLYTNSTSPSLLNIGVTTVRTFLDNGSDNVKVKYIFRYNLPYGKMIYYVNLLNLAMQIVCTCVTCFSLLKIRKLYKYFRAFNEPVILIRMLIPVSTLSPDSKTKITVGWSSSVMFIFLLLTLPSDVAVATICPVRCTCTVKDSVSCQDIAVTDIATLNIPHNFTYVIVSGTQATELTDSSFQQMPFTVRLFLQSNRFSIIRPGAFQKFPLLKTLRLSKNNVSSLSSGIFSTLVYLQHLYLDENALMNLDPSVFSDLSSIEILNLAINKLQSLPTNIFRSLSKLTRLMLNDNLLVEIPYGMFNNLTELVELNLHSNSIEIINKRAFYQLPKLKILSLKKNHLKTLAFGLFLCLHKLETLSLYENPLIELPDVLFGKIDTLRSLRLWATSLSTIPNFIFSNLTNLEVLVLTKNSKLHSLPKDTFNGLNKLVELYLSSNNINDLPVGLFEDLESLQVLSLYNNTLDSLPDNLLKPLKNLQNIYLNNSKIATLPGNTFKVLPKLQKVHLEGNPWICDCKLKEFKSWLENNTGKVPNHMSLLCTNPPIPLLAFQALACPSTTVHEQKSEPNSLTTPLSSWDNFNTDDSRTSTVTTTEHTTGERGDSATDHMSNGYNSKEPSIIYTETTTKSTSGLGLNRVTKRVDAEEKPRQPEEVRLERKKQFYRCGAAPLRLPTLSLL